A portion of the Saimiri boliviensis isolate mSaiBol1 chromosome 1, mSaiBol1.pri, whole genome shotgun sequence genome contains these proteins:
- the LOC101050907 gene encoding solute carrier family 2, facilitated glucose transporter member 3, translating to MVTAALIFAITVATMGSFQFGYNTGVINAPEMIIKEFVNNTLKNKKNAPPSEMLLTSLWSLSVAIFSVGGMIGSFSVGLFVNRFGRRNSMLIVNLLAIAGGCLMGLCKIAESVEMLILGRLVIGLFCGLCTGFVPMYIGEISPTALRGAFGTLNQLGIVVGILVAQIFGLEFILGSEELWPVLLGFTVLPAILQSAALPFCPESPRFLLINRKEEENATRILQQMWGTQDVSQDIQEMKDESARLSQEKQVTVLELFRVSSYRQPIIISIVLQLSQQLSGINAVFYYSTGIFKDAGVQEPIYATIGAGVVNTIFTVVSLFLVERAGRRTLHMIGLGGMAFCSLLMTVSLLLKDDYDGMSFVSIGAILVFVAFFEIGPGPIPWFIVAELFSQGPRPAAMAVAGCSNWTSNFLVGLLFPSAAYYLGPYVFIIFTGFLVTFLIFTFFRVPETRGRTFEDITRAFEGQAHGADQSGKEGVMEMNSIKPEKATTSV from the coding sequence ATGGTCACCGCAGCTCTGATCTTTGCCATCACAGTTGCTACAATGGGCTCTTTCCAATTTGGCTACAACACTGGGGTCATCAATGCTCCTGAGATGATCATAAAGGAGTTTGTCAATAACACTTTGAAGAACAAGAAAAATGCCCCTCCTTCTGAGATGTTGCTCACGTCCCTCTGGTCCTTGTCAGTGGCCATATTCTCCGTTGGTGGTATGATTGGCTCCTTTTCCGTCGGACTCTTTGTCAATCGCTTTGGCAGGCGCAATTCAATGCTGATCGTCAACCTGCTGGCTATTGCTGGTGGCTGCCTTATGGGACTGTGTAAAATAGCTGAGTCGGTTGAAATGCTGATCCTGGGCCGCTTGGTTATTGGCCTCTTCTGCGGACTGTGCACAGGTTTTGTGCCCATGTACATTGGAGAGATCTCACCTACTGCCCTGCGGGGTGCCTTTGGCACTCTCAACCAGCTGGGCATCGTTGTTGGAATTCTGGTGGCCCAGATCTTTGGTCTGGAATTCATCCTTGGGTCTGAAGAGCTGTGGCCAGTGCTACTGGGCTTTACCGTTCTTCCTGCTATCCTGCAAAGTGCAGCCCTTCCATTTTGCCCTGAAAGTCCCAGATTTTTGCTCATtaacagaaaagaagaggagaatgCTACACGGATCCTCCAGCAGATGTGGGGCACCCAGGATGTATCCCAAGATATCCAGGAGATGAAAGATGAGAGTGCAAGGCTGTCACAGGAAAAGCAAGTCACCGTGCTGGAGCTCTTTAGAGTATCCAGCTACCGACAGCCTATCATCATTTCCATCGTGCTCCAGCTCTCTCAGCAGCTCTCTGGAATCAATGCTGTGTTCTATTACTCAACAGGAATCTTCAAGGATGCAGGTGTTCAAGAACCCATCTATGCCACCATTGGCGCAGGTGTGGTTAATACTATCTTCACTGTAGTTTCCCTATTTCTGGTGGAAAGGGCAGGAAGAAGGACTCTGCATATGATAGGCCTTGGAGGGATGGCTTTTTGTTCCCTACTCATGACTGTTTCTTTGTTATTAAAGGATGACTATGATGGAATGAGCTTTGTCTCTATTGGGGCTATCTTGGTCTTTGTGGCCTTCTTTGAAATTGGACCAGGCCCCATTCCCTGGTTTATTGTGGCTGAACTCTTCAGCCAGGGCCCCCGCCCAGCTGCGATGGCAGTGGCCGGCTGCTCCAACTGGACCTCCAACTTCCTAGTCGGATTGCTCTTCCCCTCTGCTGCTTACTATTTAGGACCCTATGTTTTTATTATCTTCACTGGCTTCCTTGTTACCTTCCTGATCTTTACCTTCTTCAGAGTCCCTGAGACCCGTGGCAGGACTTTTGAGGATATCACGAGGGCCTTTGAAGGGCAGGCACATGGTGCAGATCAATCTGGGAAGGAAGGCGTCATGGAGATGAACAGCATCAAGCCTGAGAAGGCCACCACCAGTGTCTAA